GGCGTCATTCTCAAGTGTAAGAAATACGTTCGTACATCACTATTCTTCTGAGTGACCAAGAGTAGATTCCAACTGTTGTCTGGACGTCTACTTTGGCTGCATTTCTCTATCAGCTCAAATCTGTCGGTTTGCTCTCTTATTTCATAAGAGGTTTGTAGCCTGTCCAATTcacattttgcacccattcgcagccacaaaAGAGTAATCAAGAGAGTACTCAATTGAGTCCTTGCTCAACACagtgaacaaaaaaagatacATAAAGTGGATTATTAAAAAGACACTAGATTTGCTCTTGCTCTTCCTTGCCTTCTATTCCTCTGACTAGGTGACATGCTCCTTTAAAGTGCCTCTCCCACTACTGCTGCCTGTGAGCGACTAATGTGCATGATATTCAACTCACTCACGTTAGTCCACATACTCTTTGTCCCTCCAAATGTCTCTACCGTCTACATGGCGCCAGTTTcagctctttgactttCTTCCTATCCGAGATCCAAACTACCAACTGGAGTTTCCGCTTTTTTCCGACCCGTCACTCTCTTCCATCACTGCCACACTGTCCTATATCGTGTTCGCCTACCAAAATGCTTACATCAGACTCTTAGACAAACTGCTGTTGGAGCTGGTCATGCTGTTCTGCGCTTACAATTTGGACTACAAAATCACATTTATGAAGCCCTTGCTCAATCTGAACTTGTTGGTCACGCTAGCTGAGTCCCAGGGCCTGCCTGCTATCATTAAAGTATGGGACCTTCATAAAATCACTCAATTGAGCGGAAGCACAGTCAATGACGACGATGCAATGAAACACAAGTTTGTTACTCAGGTTCAGGTTCTCGAAGGGGACAATTCTTACCCAATTTCGTGCTTTGCATTTAACGATACCTTGACATGTTTAGCTTTGGGCTACACAAACGGTAAGATCATCCTTGTTCGAGGAGATATGCTTCGAGACAGAGGAGCGAAACAGAGGGTGATTTATGAGAGTAATGACCCCATCACTggcgtcttcttcaacagattcGAGGAGATCATCTATGTTACAACCATCCTGCAAGTGCTCACCCTTTTAACAACTGGAAGGAATCAGGGGAAGCCCCATCGTGTTTTGTCTAAGAGCGAAGGAGCCGACCTTGGCTGTTCAGATTTGGAGTATCGCACACTGAAGTTGATAACAGGAAACTCAGAAGCCCTCAAGTACTACAATCATGTGAGTAGATCCAGTgtcatcaacttcaatgTACCtaaaagaaagattctTCGTCTTTTCAAGGACTATCTATTGATTGTATGTCCAATTGAGGAAGCTTCATCTGAGGACAACAATCAGTCTACAAACAAGACGTTGACTCGTCTATTAATtttggatttgaagaatatgcATATCTCCTTCAGCTTAACTATACCAAACCTGACGATATCTCATgttttctcatcaaataaTGATAATAATGTGTTTTTGCTTTCAACGGACGGTGTCTTGTACAAGCTTCACGAAAAAGCCATCAACCAACAATTGGAGACCATCATACAAAGAGAATTATTCGGTATAGCCCTCAATCTTGCGCATCAAAATAACTTAGATGACCAAACTAACTTGCGCATTAACAGATTATATGGTGACTTTCTTTACAAGAAAGGTGACTACGACGGTGCCATAGAAAAGTACATGCTGTGTCTTCCGTTGTTCAAAAAAGGGGACAAGATAAAAGTTGACGCCACCGACGATGATAACCTAGACGATTTTATCGTGAAGGTCTTGATGGATTTTAAGCAGGTTTCCAACGTTCGGAACATGACCAAGTTTTTGGCCGAGTTGCACAAGTTAAATCTCGCCGACAGCGATCATGTAACGCTATTATTGTGCTGTTATTGCAAACTTGATATGGTGAAGGAAATCGATAGCtttatcaaagaaatggaTGTTGATGGCACGACTCAAAGTGAGTCAAGACTTGACTATGACAAACTCAATTATGCACTTTTCATCAACCTCTTCAAGGAGTGTGGCTACTATAGTCAAGTCACTCGGCTCTTACTTAAACTCAACAGGCCATACACAATTGTTGATATTCACTTGAACGAGCTCAACCAATATGATGAGTGCATCAACTACATCCGAACTCTCCCGATTGACGAGATACTTCGTATCCTCATTGACTTTCTGcagactcttcttcagaataAGCCAATGGAGACTACAGAGCTTCTCATTAACGTTTTTACTGGACAGTACAAGCCAGACAAAAGACATGATGTCTTTGAAAACTCTGAAAGAGTACAACCTGATGCCCAGAATGAAGAgccaaaaccaaagatCTCCTCGTATGAAGCCTTCATTAGGTATCTTTCGGGCACAAGTACTGGCAATGGCAGTGTTAGTGAACCTGGCAATGATGAGCCAACATACCAACCGCCAAGACCCAGTCTTGTGTTTCACTGTTTCATTGGTCATGAGCGTGAGTTTGTTGTATTTCTTGAAGCATGTCTCGAAACGTTCGACAAATATCAAGGTAATGTGAATGACAAGAAGGATTTGCTTGTTACTTTGTTTGAAATTTACCTCTCTATGTCATCAAAAGACTCGGCGGACGCTGGGAGCTGGAAAGCGAAAgccaaggagttgttgatgaataATGGTGATCTCATTGATAAATCCAAGGCCTTGGTGATATCGTACATGTATAACTTCACAGAAGGTGAAACTGTCATCAACGAGCTCACTGAgaactttgaagaagcgaGCTTtcaatcttgtcaaatGCTAGATGATGTCCAGGGGTGTCTTAATATTGTGCGGAAGTACGGTGAACGTAAACCGAAGTTGTACAAGCTTATGATCAATTATTTAGGTGCGTCTAACGAAGGTATCAAGCTTGTCTCTAACAAGgagtttctctttcttcttgaaagaatcAAGCATCATCGTCTCCTTTCACCTTTGGAAACAATCAAAGCTCTCAGTGGAAATCCCCATGCGACTGTCGGGATGGTCAGAGATTATCTCATTGATCACTTTGAGCAAACGCAgaagcaaatcaagaacaatGACAAGTTGATTGACTCCTACGAACACGAGTCCACTATGAATAGCCTCGCTTTGACAGAGCTCACTACAGATGCAatggtggtgaaaaattccAAGTGCAACGGCTGTGAGTTGCGCCTCGAATTCCCAGTGATCTACTTCAAGTGCAAACATGCCTATCATCAACGGTGCTTGAACGAGAACATCTACATTCCAGAGACCACCGACAATGGAAACAACGATCCGAAGTGTCCACTCTGTGTCAACGAAATCAGCTCTCTGGAACTAGCTCGTGAAAGACAACTTCGggtcaaggaagaaactGAAATCTTTAAGCAACAACTCGATGAATCAAATGACAAATTTAAGGTGATTTGTGACTACATAGGAAAGGGCGCTATGGAATAGCTCCAGATAGTGAGTCGCAGTCGCAActatggctgcgaaaaaatgTTTTACACTAAGGGCTGGGCCCTCTATAACATAAAACAAGGATGAAACACGGCAAAACCTCACGGTATCACGAGCAAGTAGAACAGGCAATTCTTGAGGCCACCACTTCAAGATGTCGAATTTGCTGTTCGAAGAAGCCTCACGAAAATTTTGTGAAGTACAAGCGAAAAATGTCTACCTCTTGGAGCGTCTACAAACTGCTGATACTCTGTCTACTCCCACCTTTCACGCCGATGTTGAATtattcaccaacaagctcaaggaagCTCTTGTGATTTCATGGAGGTTTCATGACTCTGAACGCAACCTCAAGGTTTGTCTGGCGCTCAATCGAGTGATGCTCTGTAATGACGGTATCTACGATGCTGTGAATAGAATTTACAAGCGTATGATGGAAGGTGGCTCGACGCATACTACGGAGGCCGAAAAtgagtttgcagccatagTGGGGGAGTTCGGTAAGGGCATACTTTCGATGGCTCGGGCTGCTCATGGAGCCAGCAGGAAGCAGGCCAGCATAGAAAGGTACGAGGCCGGCTTGGCGATGATCAAGTTCACCCAGATGATGGACCCGAAGTATGAACGAGATAAGAAACCCATTGGGAAGGATCCATGGGAGAGTCCTTTAAAGAGCGCTTGCGATGTGAGgatcaccaccaccaaagCAGGTAAACTGCGTCCTAGTGGAAATGCTCCAAGTTCGAATTCTAAGGAGCAAAGGCTGGTGTCGTCAAGCCGCTTCCAGCGTCTCATTAGTCTGGCACCCGTGGCCAAAGAGAATGTCGGTTTGAAGGGACCTGCAGTCCAGATAGAGCAGCTCGAGGCAGCCATAGCATCCCAGCAAAAAGCAATGGCTATTTTTTCCGACCAGCTTGCTGAGTATGCAGAGGGTTGGGATTCTTTTTTAGGTGGCCACGAATTGGACTACGGATACAAGAGGTACATTGAAAAGTGTCGTTGGCAACGAGAGAAGGCGAGCAGGATCTTGGAAATGTTTAGTACAGTACGCATTCGATTGGCGAAGGCGAAACAAGTGGTAGGGATGCTAAGAGAAAGTGACATCGAAGAGATTATTCACTTAGTTTGTGTTctggtgttgatgttgactACAGAGTGGAATCAGCACATGGCCAGTGGTAGTACTACGCTGCTGTGGGCAGTCATTGAGCGAGAGTACGGGGCGTCCGTGTTAGCCACTGAAAGGtgtcttgatggaggaCAAACCTAGGACTTGTAATTGGAGGTGTGACAGCACCAGACGTGCGAGGGAAGGATGGTCTACTTCATCAGCGTGCAACATCCTCTTACTGAATTTACTTTCCTAGGGGATTCAGTGTTCCGAGCGAGTTCAAGGACTTCGGACAAGACCTAGGGATGGTGGTGCCACCATGTGGAGTCGTCTCCTTTGAAACAATAGAACGACACAAGCAGCCTCCTTGCGATCAGCGAGGCCCACAATGGCACTTCGAAGCAAAGGACTAAAAACATCATTGTCTTCGAGCCTAAGATGTATAGTCCAGCAATTAACCTACCTTCAGTTAACCTCTTCTACATTCAGTCGAAGTTTTATAGTAGTCAACCTCTTGTCGAAGTCCACCTCTTCTCGTGATCTCGCTTGCTGCTTGTGCCGGtcgcattttgcagccatttctgtGGAACTACCGAAAAGCACGAAGAAGCTCTCCAGTGACTATTCCCTCAACCtaaatttgaaaaagcaaatttttttttacatCACCCTCGTTGCAACCCGTAATCATGACCGCAACCGACATTCTTcttatccttcttctttttctgcctCCAGCAAGCAACTTCGATAACCGCCCACTCGCGCCAGCAACTAGCGCCAGCGCCTGTGGCCAGTGGGCCCAGTGTCTTGTGACTCCAGAAAAAAGGTGCCGAGgggccattttgcaaccggGCCATAGTCACAAAAGAACTTCCTTTTCAACAACTGCCATGAATTGAGCACCCAAATCCACTcaattgaacaaaaagTCGCCTCCGATATTCATTTTATCCATCAATTCCTAAAAACACCCCTTTGTTCCCGTCCCTTCTCCCTTATCGCATCTCTCGCTGAGGGTCCTGCCTGAGACTTGCCACATTTCCCTCGACCCTGTTCTCCCTCGATCTCCCTCGCTCTTTTTCACCTACTCCCTTCCAcctgttcttcttctcgccaACCCTTCAACCTCCAACTTTTTGCCATGTCCGCTCCAGAAGAGTCCTTTGATTTCAACAGCGCCCCTGCCAAATCTCAGCCAGCCAAAACtactccttcttcttcttcctctggcTCCTTGTCTCCCTGCTACGTGCTCACTTGGCAGGACCCGGTGCTTACGGGCAAGATCTTCGGTGGCATTGTCGCTGGCCTTATCTTGCTCAAGGTCAATGTCATCAGCCACGTGTTCTACTTGTTGTACCTTGGTCTTTTGgtttctgctgctgctgaatACGTGGGCAAGTTGGTCACCGGCCAGGGCTTTGTCACCAAATACACCGCCCATGCTCCCTCCTACTccaagatcatcaatgagtCCGTGTTGCCTGCCGTGGGCAAGTTTGCCACCTGTTTCGAGGCCAAGGTGCAGAGAATTGTGTATGCTCAGGATATCGAGTTGACCTTGAAGGCCGCCGGAGTGTCGTACATATTGTACTTCAtcacctccttcttgagcttgtaCACTTTGGCCTTCGTTGGCGTTTTGGTCGCCTTCTCCTGGCCTCCTTTCTACATCAGAAACAAGGACCAGATAGACGCCTTGGTGGCCCACTACAccaagctcttgaagcagaagactAGTGAATTGACTTCCCAGGCCCACAAGTCGGTGGCTCCTCACTTGAAcacgttggccaagaagacCGGGCCCGTGGGTGACTTCATCTCTTCCAAGTTCCCTACCAGAACAGCAGGCTCGACTGTGAACGCTTCTAAGGACACCTCGTATGCCACCGGCTCCAAGGCCGACCCTGTGGCCGTCGAGAAGCCTCTTGACGGTGCTGGCTCTGCCGCTCCTACTGCCCACGCTACCGGCTCTTCTTTCCCCTCGGTGCCATCTGCCGCTCCAACCGGTGTTGTCGCTGAGGACGTCGAGCCTGCTTCCAACACTGGCGCCGAAAAGGCTACCGCCTTGTAAATAGCGCTATCTGGTGCTTGCTTGCCTGCCTACTTGCCGATCATGTTTTTGTActgtattttttttattatgTGCATGTTGGCTCCTCATTTAGTTTATTTATGACTTGCTGGCGATACCATCCCTCAGCGATGGCATCGCCCTTTAGCAATCACTTGTCCATGTAGATTCAGCGTTATACTCTCAATCACAGTCTTGTGGTGTAGGCAAGCGCTCAAAACACGCCACAAACTTGTCTCCTTTGTTCCTTGCCACTTTCTGTCCCTCCTCAGTTGAGTTATACATCAACTCCACACACTTATCCTGATCTTCCCACTCCTTTGATTTTCTCTCGAACATTGGGTGCTCCTCCAAATGCTTCACCATCCATTCGTGCAAATCCTTAACGTCTGTGATCATGTACACAATGCCCCCTTCTCTCAAGACATAGGCGTACTCTGTTAGAAGGGTATTTGTGATGATCCTGGCCttgtgctttctttgcttgaagTGTGGGTCTGGGAAACAGAAAAACATCTTCAGCAATTGGCCCTtgtgaaaaaaattgggaATGAACTTCATTGCGTTTCCCCTCAACACGGCACAGTTCTGATACTCATTTGTATCCTGATGATTCTCTCTCAATGCTATTATTCTGTCTTCAACGTACTGTGTCACTTGGACTCTGATCTCCATGCCCAAACTCAATACTTCGGGATATTCTTTTGCTAGCGTTATAAGAAGACCACCGTAGCCACAGCCAATGTCGGCGATCTCCACCTGcttcctcatcttctgGGTCTCCTCATCATAGAAGTGTGGATACAACTTACTCCAGTCCATACTGTCTGGGTCCAGCGGGTACTCCAAGGAGTGGTCCGAAAACGGATTCGAGTGTGCTCGTTGCCTATAAAATCTCTTTCTAGGCATCTCGGCTACGTCGTAGTCCGGCAGGCTCTGgttgttgaacttgaccTGGTTTTTCTGCTTGGCCATCTCTCTCAcctcttgcttcttctctgtacgctctcttcttcgattctGCCTCTTGCTGCTCTCGTATTAAAGcatttctctcttttctgATATTTCAGCTTCGTTGGACATAttggtgaacaagttgGTGGTGATATGCTTTTTCAGGAATCCGGCACTTTGTCTGATGAGCATCTCTAACGTAGAGTAGTGCCAGGGAgatgaaggaaaaaaaaaaagaaaaaggtgatAGAATCCGATATCAGGATGAGTTGCTTCAATGAAGGTTGTTTAAGTTGATTTACTCGAAGTATGTCTATTTTGTATAACTAGTtgcggctgcaaaatctcatTAGTGGAGGCATAGATTTACAATGATGTTACTTTTGTGCTCGCAAGCCAAACTACTGTGAAGTTTATTTACACTTCTAATCACCTTAGTGTCGCCTTGCTTAAAGCCTATTTACAATGCAAGATATTCtactcctccttctctttcttctcctcgggATCAATATCCTTCCTTCTCTGGTCCAAGGTCAAGTACAAGTGAGTTCCAGCAGACTCCAATGTCCTCACAAGACCAGCACCACCCAAAATGGTCAATACACCAGCAAGCTGGCCCTGTAACTGCTCCTTCGAAGGTAACAGCTTAAACTGGTCCACCTCGGCCACATTGTAAATGTTCAGCTCAATCCTGGcaccaagaaggaagagctTTTCGTTTTGagccttcaaaagcttgacCACACTTTCAACTACCGGTGGATTACACTCCTTAatggtgatgatggcaGTGGGGCCGCTCAAGAGTGGTGCCAATGGGTGCTTGacatttttgtttttcaacgTGTTCTTGTGCAAAGCAGGGTCTTCCTCGTGAGCAGACCGAAGGTAGACGTTGTAAAGAGAATTTCTCAAGTATGTCATAGTCACTCccaactttttcaattccGATCTCACCTTGACGGTATCATTTTTCACCAAGTTATTGTGATGCACGTAGAGAACAATTTGATTGTTGTCGTTCAAGTATTTGTAGTAGTCGATCAAAAAGGTTTTTCTCGAAAGTGGATGTTTGGTAGTTTTcctttgaagaagggcCTCATTTGGATCCACCTTGGCTTGGGCAGTTGCTTGGAGAAGTCTTGTGGATGTGGACAAGGACTTGTATGCAAAAGGAAGTCTCAGGCACAATGGCGCTGAAAGCTTAGGAATGGCCAGACGAAGGCTCCCCACAAAAGAGAGCGAAGCAAGCCTCATTTGAATCCGATAGTCCTagttgaagatcaaagGTTTCAGGTATCCTAGATTTTCATCTCACTCTTTTTTAGTGGGGGCACGACTTAGAAGTGGTAGGTGAgactcttttcaaatttggTCGGGAGTCagttctttcttttttatttttttttaccctttttcttttttgatttttggtCGAAATTTCCATACTCTCCAGTTTTTTGTGTCAATGGGCGTCTCCATAACTCTCACGTTCTCGGGCACTTTGTGAAATTGGTATAAGCGCTCTCTGCCCGTCCCTCACagaaaagccaaagaaatATAAACGCTTGAATTTGTCTATGACACAGCTTCATGCAACTGAGTCCCATCAATATTCGCTCTCTACTTGAACTACATCTGTGGGTATAAAATCCCCGGATAATCTTTCTCGTACACTCTATCTACCTGAGTTATGCAGACTCCTCTCAACTCGCtgtcaaaatcatcaattgcCTAACCCCTCATGATTTAGCTTAAATTCGGGATCAAGCGCCCATACGTTTCATTTTATTTCTTACCGTACTTTTAGTTCTCTATGCCTTGGTCCCGCCGAGAAAGTATACACGAAGAATATCGACTTTGCAATTTCCGACATAGATGCGCATATCAACTACAGCTCATCCCGTCGTGCATTGCAACACCTTCCATGTCTGAGGCGAATTTCAAGGAATTCTTGGGCAGCTTGGTTGACGCTGCTCTGAATGAACCTCAAGTAAAGAAGCGAAAAGGGTCGCCTACAACCAGGGAGGACAACCACAATGAGTCGACCTTTGGATATGCTCAGATCAATAAGCTTGAGCACTGCGGGAGGATGCTCCAAAAGTACATCCACTTGGTTGTCGAAGAGGCTCCCACTCTTGAAGACTTGGATGAGATATCCAAAAAAGCTGAACTAGACGATTTCACCAGGTGTGAGGCCAAGGGCAATAAGCTAGTGAGAATGGTTGCAGCCCTCAAGACCaattacaagaagaagaagatacCTATCTTTAATGAAATCTTGGAAGAGAGTATACAGCCGCCCACAGAACGAACTGCGTCGTTGACCCTTGAGACACCCTTGGGAAGCTCTGTTTCTAAGCATGAAGATAATCCCACGCTTTCTTTGACTTTACCCAAAATCGAGGATCCTCAGCTTCAGGCTCGTGTTTTCCAGCATAAGTCAATGTCTGCCAACAAAACATATTTGGAcgagaaagagattgtCAGCCAGCACAATGAGCGTTTGGAGTTCTTGGGTGACTCTGTGCTAAATACAATGGTGACGAAGATATTGTATGAGAGATTTCCTTACGCAAAAGAAGGCCAGCTCTCTCAGATGAGAGCCACGCTTGTTTGTAACAAGACTTTGGCAGAGTTCTCCCAGGCATTCAACTTTCATCGCCTTTTGCGCTGTAATATAGACGAAGAGCATCTTCGTGTTGGCAAACAGAAAGTTTACGCCGATATCTTTGAAGCATATCTTGGTGCTCTCGCTATAGAGCGTGGCTTCGAtctcaaagaagttcaagactGGCTTTCAAGCCTCATGGATAAAAAACTCCGCAAAATGGGCAAGGAACTAGAAAAAACCCAGCCTATCAACAGAAACGCTAAGGCTGAGCTCTATGCCATGGTGGGTTCTGCATCCATGCATCCACAATACGTTCCTGTTAATAATGGTAATAATGGTGACGTCAGCGGTGAAAACACAAAGTTTACGGTGCACTGTGTCATGGGGCTGGATATCATGGGTGAAGGTGAGGCGCCTAACTTCCGAGATGCGGGTCTTCGTGCTGCAATGGCTGCTCTCAAAAACAAACCACTCATGGAGAAGTACAGCCGTAAGCGGGCAGAAACTGACCGTTCTATCACTGTGAGCAAGGGATCCTTTAAAGATACCTTCTCTGACTTCCCACTTCTTGCTACAGATTCGATCAAGTCCAATAAGTTTGCAAAGAACGAAGCCTATGCGTACTTCGGCAAAGCAGTGGGCATCGCTCCCACTTATACCACAACGTCAGAAGGTAACCTATACAAGGCAGAATTCAAAGTGAAGGACCACACCATAGCCATAGCTCACGATGTATCTAAGAAAAATGCCGAGCACCGTGCGGCTGTCGTTGTTCTACAGAACAAAGACAAGATTGACGAATTCCTACGATGGTTGGATTGATGCGTTCGAAGTGATCGCATTACTATCTTCGGTCTTCTTGCAGATAATCAAAGGGGGTGGTCTATTTATGAGCTAGTTTATTCAGTTTCTCATTCTATCAAAGATGTTTATAGACACGAAGAGTCAAAGACCTTCGTACATTACGTGCTAGCTTGGGCAAGTTCTCTGTTTGCAACGTCTGTGATTAGCTCTATAATACTCTGTTCATTATCACATACATAAACCAAGTCAGATCCAACTTGAGGACTTTAAATCAGATCTCAAGCTTCCCTCATTTCACTGATATGACCTATCCATTCTCGTTGGAATTGCCTCGACGAGTCTTTGATCGCTATAATTACCATAAActaatggctgcgaaaaaggcAACTCCACCGCCAATTGCCAACTAGACCATAACTACACCCTGATAGAATATCTGTTCACAATTACAAACATTAACACATCTCTTTCTTCCCCTCCCCATCTACTCCTCAAAAAGCGTTCACCATGAATTTCTATTTGCTCTCAAAAGCTCTGGCCGCCACTTGTGTCACAAGCTCAGCTACAGCAGACGGCCACTTCGTCGATAGTGCCAAACTATTGAAGCATTCACCGATTCTTACTTCCTGCTACTTTGCTAAAGCAAACCTTTCCATAGTCCCCTCCGAAAGGCTGCTCAGCGACACAGACCACCACTGTGTCAAGCATGTTAAATTTCCCTTTATGGAGTCCTCTGGTCGATCGTTCGCCGACTCGAAAGCACGAGTGAATGCCCAACACCACTTGAAAGACTCtgccttttcttttataTTTGAATTTGGTTTCATTATtcgtctcttctttggggGTATTCCAATCGATACTCCCCAACGTGTTTCACGCAGTGTTGGAAACACGTTAACCAGGGTACCTCCTAGCAAAAGGAGCCCAAAAGTGCTCTACAATCCTGATTTCGTCCAAAACGAAATTAACTTTACTGCCCATCCCTTCTACGCCCCCTTCTATCGTGTGGATCTCTCATTGATCTCGAGCTTGGCTAAAACTAGGCTAGCCTCAGCCAAGCATTACAAAAAGAGTGTGAAATTTTTTAAAAACCTCGAGAGCTGTTGCCTTTCCCaaccaaaagcagcaaGAGTATCTTTTGCACCTAGCCCAGTGAAACAAAATTTCATCACTACTGAGCCGCCAATTCTCGTTCAGTCGCTTCCTTCTTCTACATCTACCAAGAGTGCGCTCAAGAAGTCACCAGGGCCGAGTGCTCTTCCAAGGGTCGAATGGCAAGAGGTCAATTTTGCTGGCTTTTACAAGCTTGTGGACAAAATATTTGCTGtgcttgaaaatgaaaCAGACAGCGCAAGTTTCAACGCCAAATTGAACTCGCTCTATTCAGTGCTCTTGCGAGAGGTAGTACTGAAAGTAAAGGCCAACTACACTGGCTACGGCAACAAGCTTGATCATTTGAGAAGCTCTGTGTTATCCGTACATGGCAATCTTCGAGGCTTACACAACGAGTTGGAGTGTATTAACGATGAATATGAAAGTGGAGAGTCAATTATTTTGAGACTTTGtagcttcaaaaagagattgaCGCTAGCCAGCAAGCTGTTCAGCAAATCTTCTCTACACTTTGCCATTGCCACcaaggaggccaagaaggctcaAGCTTTATTATTTGAAGACATAGTCAAGTGCCAGAAACTTTGTCACAAGGTCCATTCTTGTCAAGCTGATGTGATCAGCTCCTTGACTTGCAACTCCGATGCACTTCCGGGGGCAATCCGTTTTAGCAAACAGACTTCTTTCATTCATCAGATTAGACCTCAGCCAGTGACAGAAAGGTTTGTGAACTTGTTGGATGATACCAATTTTTCTCTCAATACGACCgagatgttgttgaagtcgcTCAAAAACGTCTTCGGACAACTTCTGTGGATCGCTACTCTCGCCAATCAAGTCCAGAATCCTCTGCATGTATAAAACCATACGTAATCTTTAATCGAAATAGACGAACAATTCTGATTGTCTCATGTAAGGTAGAGTTGTTCCATCGGGCCTCATGTGGCAGTTTATaaaaacttttttttctttttttttgtttgaaggTTGACAATTTGATTGAAGTGCATTCAATATGATCAAAATATAAAGTATTTCTTCAATCGGCTTTAAACATGAGAAAAGGCGTAAACTTTTGCTTCCTTGTACTAGTCTCTTGCATACTACAGCCCCTATTTAGATCTATTCAGATATAAAGACGATTAACCACAGATTAGTGTTGAATTCATGTTACACCACGAGGGGCCCCATTAGACTATTATCTTGACAACTTCATCAGGGGAAACTCACTATTTACAGTCTATTTTCTCATAATAAATAGGCGGTTTGTCACAAAAAGCTTCACGAATTATCTAATTTCGTATTACAACTTTATTAGTCTAACCGCAATGATTATTGGGATTAAATTTGACACTAATACAAATCTGATATATTGTTTCATGCTTCCGTTGCTTCCTATATTCAGGCAACTTGTCCGAGTGGTTAAGGAGAAAGATTAGAAATCTTTTGGGCTTTGCCCGCGCAGGTTCGAGTCCTGCAGTTGTCGAacattattttttttttgccaaTCTGTTGAAGCAAGTCAGGAACTAACTTCTTGTCCCAAAGACATTGCTACACTTCTGTTTACACTAGGGAACCTACCTAAAGTAAAATTTATACATTTACTTTTTGTTTCAATCAACGCCCAAGTCAAAAACCAAGGGATACTCTGTT
This region of Candidozyma auris chromosome 6, complete sequence genomic DNA includes:
- a CDS encoding tRNA (guanine-N(7)-)-methyltransferase, translated to MAKQKNQVKFNNQSSPDYDVAEMPRKRFYRQRAHSNPFSDHSLEYPSDPDSMDWSKLYPHFYDEETQKMRKQVEIADIGCGYGGLLITLAKEYPEVLSLGMEIRVQVTQYVEDRIIALRENHQDTNEYQNCAVLRGNAMKFIPNFFHKGQLSKMFFCFPDPHFKQRKHKARIITNTLLTEYAYVLREGGIVYMITDVKDLHEWMVKHLEEHPMFERKSKEWEDQDKCVELMYNSTEEGQKVARNKGDKFVACFERLPTPQDCD
- a CDS encoding mitochondrial 54S ribosomal protein uL10m, which encodes MRLASLSFVGSLRSAIPKLSAPLCSRLPFAYKSLSTSTRLLQATAQAKVDPNEALLQRKTTKHPLSRKTFLIDYYKYLNDNNQIVLYVHHNNLVKNDTVKVRSELKKLGVTMTYLRNSLYNVYLRSAHEEDPALHKNTLKNKNVKHPLAPLLSGPTAIITIKECNPPVVESVVKLLKAQNEKLFLLGARIESNIYNVAEVDQFKSLPSKEQLQGQLAGVLTILGGAGLVRTLESAGTHLYLTLDQRRKDIDPEEKKEKEE
- a CDS encoding reticulon family protein → MSAPEESFDFNSAPAKSQPAKTTPSSSSSGSLSPCYVLTWQDPVLTGKIFGGIVAGLILLKVNVISHVFYLLYLGLLVSAAAEYVGKLVTGQGFVTKYTAHAPSYSKIINESVLPAVGKFATCFEAKVQRIVYAQDIELTLKAAGVSYILYFITSFLSLYTLAFVGVLVAFSWPPFYIRNKDQIDALVAHYTKLLKQKTSELTSQAHKSVAPHLNTLAKKTGPVGDFISSKFPTRTAGSTVNASKDTSYATGSKADPVAVEKPLDGAGSAAPTAHATGSSFPSVPSAAPTGVVAEDVEPASNTGAEKATAL